The following is a genomic window from Aminivibrio sp..
TCTCCATGAACTCCCTTCTTGAGGCGCTTAGGGATAACTGGAAAGGGCACGAGGAGCTGCGGCAGTTCGTGTGGAACCGGACCCCCTTCTTCGGAAATGATGATGAATACGCAGATTCAATCATGCAAAGGGTTTACGGGTCCCTTCTCGACACCATTGACGGGAAGCGGTCGCCGAAGGGGTCCACCTATCACGTAAACATGCTGTCCACGACATGCCACATTTACTTCGGGAAAAAACTCGGGGCGACGCCGAACGGACGGTTCGCCCATGTCCCCGAATCGGACGGCACCTCTCCGTCCCACGGTGCCGACAGACGGGGGCCGACGGCAGTAGTGAAATCCCTCAGCAAGATGAACCAGGTCAAATCGGGGGGAACTCTCCTGAACCAGCGGTTTCTCCCCTCGGTTCTGGAAGGAGAGGGCGGCTTGGAAAAAATGGCGCGGCTTATACGAACCTATTTCAATCTCGGCGGCCATCATATTCAGTTCAATGTCGTGGACACGGAAACACTGAGAAAGGCCCAGAAACATCCCGATGAATACCGGGGGCTTCTCGTTCGGGTCGCAGGCTACAGCGACTATTTTGTGGACCTGGACGATCACCACCAGGAAGAGATCATTGCCAGAACCGCCCATGAAAGTTTCTGAACGCCGGTTCCAGAAAACATCTTTTTAAGGGGGGATTACAAGAGAAGCTGGCCAGACTATGAGAAAAGAGCGCTTCGGAGAGCAACTCTTGGTGATAGAAAACTGAAAGGAGTGCTGAAATAATGCATAAGAGAACAAAATTCGCCCTTCTTCTTCTCGCGGCCGTTTTTGCTGTATCTCTTGCCGTCCCGGCGATGTCCTCCGCAGCTCCGGAGATGACCCTTCGTTTTGCGGGGCAGGTTCCCATTGAGCATACCGCCACAAAGCTCATGCACCAGATTGCCGATGAAGTCAAGGAAAAGACGAACGGAAGAATCGAAATCGTCGTTTATCCCGCAAACCAGCTGGGCGATTATACCCTTGTCTATGAAGAGCTCATCCGGGGCACGATAGACATGGCCGCCATTTCCGTCCCCAGCCAGTTCGATCCCAGGCTGGAAGTAACCTACATAAACTGTTTCGTCAGGAATTTCGACGAAGCAAAGAAAGTCTTCGCCGCTGACGGATGGCTGTTCAAGAAAATGGACGAACTCAGCTCAAGGCTCGGCGTGAAGCTCCTCGGCTTCCAGGTTGAAGGCTTTATCGGCATCGGAAGCACGAAACCGGTCAACGAGCCCCTGAATCCCGATGTGGACAAGGGAATTCTCGTTCGTATCCCCAACATGGACGTGTACAAGCTCGGCGCGGAAGCAATGGGTTACAAGACCGTCACCGTTCCCTGGGCTGAAGTTTACACAGCCCTCCAGACCGGCGTTGCTGACGGCGTTGACGGAATGACCCCCACGGCAGCCTACACCATGCTTAAAGACGTGCTGAAGTACTGGTACGATCTGAATTACTCCGTTGAAAACTTCAATTACATGATAAGCCAGAAGACCTGGGAAAAACTCTCCCCGGCGGACCAGAAAGTCATTGCCGATGCATGCGCAAAGGTCACTGAAATGAGCATCGAACTTGCGAAGCAGGACCAGGAAAAGCATCTCGAGCTCATGAGACAGGCCGGCATCGAGGTTCATACCTATTCGCCCGAAGAGCTGAAGCCCATTTTCACGAAAGTTTCCGCCACATGGGACAAGCTTGCCGACAAGTTCTCCAAGGAACTGATAGAAGAGTTCAAACAGCAGTACGCCCCCAAATAAACCCTACCAGGCGAGCCGGCGGAGCACGGCGGAGGAGAGTACCCTCCGCCTGCTCCTTTGCGGCAGAAAGGAGAAATGCATGTCAGAGCGCGAAGCCATGGGCTGTTTTCCTGAAAACAGGCCGGACAAAAAATCCCCGATTGACCTTGTCCTTTTGTCCTTTTTCTCCATTGTCACCGTTGTCTGCTCCCTTTTGCTTTCAGTGGTAATATCAGCTGCGGCCTTTACGCGCTACATCATCGGCGGTGACTTGTACGGCTTCGAGGAATGGGTGAAACTCTTCGCCTTCTGGCTGTATTTCATGGGAGGGGCTTACGGCGCCTACAACGACACCCATGTTTCCGCCGACGTAGTGGATTCATACATGAAGGAAGGAACTCTCAAGAGAGCAGTCATCTTTCTTCGGAATATCATCACCACAGGGATCAGTATTCTCTTCACTTGGTACGGATACGACTTTTTCATGTTCGGTTTCATGGGGCCCCTCGGCACAGGCGTTGCGATTCCCAAGACCACTGTCTGGCAGATTCCGCTCTGGACATCCTACCTGGCGGTCTTTCTCGGTCTCATTTTCATGACCTACTACTTTTTCATGAGAATGCTGCGCAGTTTCCGGGCTTTGATTAAAGGAGGAATTTCATGATTTACATCGCCGTTCTGATCCTTCTTTTCTGTCTCATGCTCGGCGTCCCGGTTCCCATGAGCTTTATGGCATCGACCGCGTGGCTGCTCTTCTTCGGCGGTCCGCAGGGCGCCGGGTACCAGACGTCCATGGTTCTTCCCTATGGATTCAGCTCCATGAACAGCATCGCTCTCATCTCCATCGCTCTCTTCATAATGGCCGGGGGCATCATGGAGAGGGGAAGGATAGGGGAAAAGCTGATCAACCTCGTCGACCTTCTCGTCGGAAGAATAAAAGGCGGTCTCGGCGTCGTCGGAACGATCTCCTGCGCCGTTTTCGGATCCATTACCGGATCGGCATGCGCCACCCTTTCCTGCATCGGTTCCATTATGTTCCCGAGACTCAGGGAAGCAGGCTATCCCCCGGGCGTCGCAGCGGCGGTCATGTCCAACGCGTCTCTTCTCGGAATGCTCATACCTCCCAATTCGACACTCATCATCTTTGCCTGGATCGGGGGACAGTCAATTCTTGCCTGCTTCCTTTCGACAGTCATCCCCGGGATAATCATGACCACCCTCATATCCGTTGTAAATTGCTGGCTTGTCCGCAAAAACCCGGATGTCAAGATAACGGAGCCTGTCCACGGCAAGGAAAAAATGCGTCTCTTCAGGGAGAGAGGTTTTTCGGCCCTCCCCGCGCTCATGCTTCCCGTCATAGTTCTCGGTGGTATCTACGGAGGTATTATGACTCCCACCGAAGCGGCTGCCGTAGCAGTGGTGTACGCAATACCAACGGGCATGTTCATTTACAAGGGACTCACCTGGAGGGGACTGTGGGATTCTCTCGTCGAGTCGGCGGTCACCACTGGAGTTGTCATGGTAATGCTCTATTCGGTCATGATGCTCAGCAGGCTCTATATCATGGAGGATCTCCCCGGAAAGATGCTCGGTCTCTTCCGATCCGTCTCAGAAAATCGCTGGATAATTCTGTTCATGATCAATATATTCCTGGTCATCATGGGAATGCTCATGGATGATATCAGCTCAGTCACACTGGGAACCCCCATACTTATGCCCATAATCATCGAGCTTGGCTTCAATCCCATCCATTATGCGGCCATCGTGGGCGTCAATACGGGACTGGGATGCATCACTCCACCTGCGGCGCCCGTCCTGTACCTAGGGGGGCGATTGGGTAACGCGCCGATAAAGGAGATGATGGGCCCAACGCTCTGGATAATTGCATTTGCATGGGTCCCGACGCTCCTCATAACCACCTATTTCCCCAAGCTTTCTCTGTTTCTGCCCCATTTCCTGCTTGGGACTCCATGGTAAAAGAACCGGGGTGAAAGGTTTTGACCTACAGAAATTTTTTCGGGCTTATCTGTCTCTCCTGTTTCGTCATAGGTTTGTGGACGAAATCGCCCTATGCCTATTGGGGGGCCTTGTTCAGCGGAGCCCTGTCAAGAGCTTCTGTCCGCAAAGGATGGAAAACTCCCGAATGGATGCGGAA
Proteins encoded in this region:
- the dctP gene encoding TRAP transporter substrate-binding protein DctP, encoding MHKRTKFALLLLAAVFAVSLAVPAMSSAAPEMTLRFAGQVPIEHTATKLMHQIADEVKEKTNGRIEIVVYPANQLGDYTLVYEELIRGTIDMAAISVPSQFDPRLEVTYINCFVRNFDEAKKVFAADGWLFKKMDELSSRLGVKLLGFQVEGFIGIGSTKPVNEPLNPDVDKGILVRIPNMDVYKLGAEAMGYKTVTVPWAEVYTALQTGVADGVDGMTPTAAYTMLKDVLKYWYDLNYSVENFNYMISQKTWEKLSPADQKVIADACAKVTEMSIELAKQDQEKHLELMRQAGIEVHTYSPEELKPIFTKVSATWDKLADKFSKELIEEFKQQYAPK
- a CDS encoding TRAP transporter small permease, whose protein sequence is MSEREAMGCFPENRPDKKSPIDLVLLSFFSIVTVVCSLLLSVVISAAAFTRYIIGGDLYGFEEWVKLFAFWLYFMGGAYGAYNDTHVSADVVDSYMKEGTLKRAVIFLRNIITTGISILFTWYGYDFFMFGFMGPLGTGVAIPKTTVWQIPLWTSYLAVFLGLIFMTYYFFMRMLRSFRALIKGGIS
- a CDS encoding TRAP transporter large permease, which codes for MIYIAVLILLFCLMLGVPVPMSFMASTAWLLFFGGPQGAGYQTSMVLPYGFSSMNSIALISIALFIMAGGIMERGRIGEKLINLVDLLVGRIKGGLGVVGTISCAVFGSITGSACATLSCIGSIMFPRLREAGYPPGVAAAVMSNASLLGMLIPPNSTLIIFAWIGGQSILACFLSTVIPGIIMTTLISVVNCWLVRKNPDVKITEPVHGKEKMRLFRERGFSALPALMLPVIVLGGIYGGIMTPTEAAAVAVVYAIPTGMFIYKGLTWRGLWDSLVESAVTTGVVMVMLYSVMMLSRLYIMEDLPGKMLGLFRSVSENRWIILFMINIFLVIMGMLMDDISSVTLGTPILMPIIIELGFNPIHYAAIVGVNTGLGCITPPAAPVLYLGGRLGNAPIKEMMGPTLWIIAFAWVPTLLITTYFPKLSLFLPHFLLGTPW